The DNA window GCTGAACAGAACGGCAAGGTCATCCTCGTGAACTTCTGGGCGACCTGGTGTGCCCCCTGCCGCAAGGAAATCCCGGACCTCATCGATCTCTACGACCGGCACAAGTCCGACGGACTGATGGTGGTTGGGGTCGCATTGGACGAAGAAGGCACCGAGGTCGTCAAGCCGTTTGTAGAGAAGGAGAAGGTCAACTACCCGATCGTGGTGGATACCACCGAGACGATCGAAGCAGAATTCGACGGCATGTACGGCCTTCCGACCACCTACGTCGTAAATCCTCAGGGCAAGATTGTCCGCCGCATTCTCGGAATCTTTCCGGTCGACAAAATGGAACCAACGATTACGGAGATGCTGCAGTCCGGGAGCGCGGCGTAACGCAGTTTCGACGGTCTTGCTACGCCTGTGCCTTTCTTCTGAACGACAGAACGTATTATTCAAGCGCCGTTGAGCCCCAACGGCGCTTCGGAATCGAAAACCGGAAGACGCATCCAAGACTACTCGTCGTCCTCTTCTTCCTCCTCTCGCTCCCGCTCCATGAGGTAATCTTCCAAGCTCCCCACGACGACGCGGGTTTCGTCCTCGACCTCCACGTCTTCAACGTCGCCGGCCCGAATCAGCTTCTTGATTTTCTTGCGGTCAATCTGCTTGAGGATGCGACGGGCCTCCGTGCGGCTTACCACGTCGTCCCGGTAGTCCGCCGCGAAGTCCTCGAGGAAATCCAGCGTGTCGTCCGAAAGGTCGATCATCCGAATCTCCTCGTTGTTTTCCGAGAGGGACCAGTACAGGTCCGCGTCAATCAGATGACGATCGACCCACCGAACGATCGTTTGCTTCGAAAGTTGAAGGTGCTCCGAAAGTTCGTCGAGCGGCATGGCTTTCGGCTGCCGCGACGTCGTGGCTTGGTCAGACACTGTGGTCGGTGGTCTTTAGAAGTATCCTGAGCCGAATTTAGATGCGAACAGCGGGATTTTGTTCCCCCGCGCTGAATTCGGCGTTCCTGTAACGTCTCCTTTGCTCAGCCCTTCGTTCTCCGTGACCTCTTTAACGAAAGACGACTGGAAGGCACGCATCGCCCCTCATCTCTCAACCTCGCTCCAGACGGTAAGCGAAAAGATCACACAGACCGAGGCGGTACAAACCTGGCTCCACGACGCGTCGATGGAGGCGGCTGCTGGACTCGGGCAGGTCTCCGGCATGCAGGCCGAGATGCAGGGCTACATGCGCATGATGAACGACCTGGAGGCCGAGCTCCCTGAGTTGGTGGCTGCAGTCGAGGAGCTCACCGATGGATACGGGACGTTCGATCTGCACTGGCGTCCCCTCCAGCCCAACTTTAGCCGGCTGTACGTAGATTTCAACCGGGACTACACGGTGAAGCTTTTCGTTCGCCTCTCCGAGTGCTCGACCCCGGCTGCACGGGAGGCACTTGCGACGGTTATCGACGCTCTTCCGAAGGGCGAGCCGTTTCCCAACCGCCCCAATAAGATCACGGGACTCGTCGCACGCAATGACCGCAGCGTGGGGGTCCGCGCCAAGGAACACCTCCGGGAAGAGGGAGCCGGCACGTACCAGTCTGTCACCCTCCTTCCCTCCGGGCAGGACCCGCTGGAGAAACTTGACCCGGCGGAGGCAGCCCCTCGCCTCTATCGTCTCCTATGCTCGGAGCCTGGTTCGTCTTAGAAGCTGTTTTACTTTCACACGCTGTGAGTTCCGCAGGACGCTACGACTGCGGATCCGTTCCTCTCCGCCGGGAATGCAGGCGTATACGCTCCGATGTGCTTTTGGTCTACGAAAATATCGGCATCGGATGTGGAGACGGGCGTAAATTAAAACAGGTTCTTAGCCGGACGCCGGTCCACTCTCAATCGGGACTACGTCATCCGGCCCCTGAATCTCCCAACCCTCTTCGTCCCCCTCGGACCCGACCCACAGTCGCCCACCGGCCTCTACAAATTCGCTGAGGAACCGAACAAAGGATTCCGGGTCCATATTGGCCGGAATCTTCTCCGTGGTTAGCTTCAGTCCCCCGTCCCGGAGTTGAAAATAGCCAAGAGCAAAGGGGATGGGCCCCGCCATTTCCGTGCTCAGCTCTTCACGGTAGATCGTGCTCTCCCGACGAATGGACTGCACGAGTTCAACCGTCAGCCAGTCTTGCTCTTGGCCCGCAACGAAGTGATGGTGGCGACGCTCGAACAGCTTGTAGACTAGGTCCTCGACGGTTTCCCGAACCTCGGGGCGAACGGTGAGATTCTCAACGCGACAGGACAAGCGGTCAGGCATGGGAAAACCAACTTTTTACAGGATCGACGGGACCGGCGGGGCTCACGTGCCGGACCGCGCCGTACAAACCGGGTCGATAACCGTTCCTCTTCTCGTTTTTCTCTCCACCGATGGACTCCCTCACGCAGATCACCCTCGGGGCCGCCGTGGGTGAAGCCGTCGCCGGACGCAAAGCCGGAACAAACGCTCCCCTCTGGGGCGCATTTCTCGGCACGCTTCCCGACCTCGACGTGCTGGCCAAT is part of the Salinibacter sp. 10B genome and encodes:
- a CDS encoding TlpA disulfide reductase family protein — translated: MRRFLLVLCCAGLLGSLAACGSDDGSSPADAPKTSAEAKSGTSYQTDPVPAPDVTMTTLDGQEINLAEQNGKVILVNFWATWCAPCRKEIPDLIDLYDRHKSDGLMVVGVALDEEGTEVVKPFVEKEKVNYPIVVDTTETIEAEFDGMYGLPTTYVVNPQGKIVRRILGIFPVDKMEPTITEMLQSGSAA